One window from the genome of Deinococcus sp. NW-56 encodes:
- a CDS encoding (deoxy)nucleoside triphosphate pyrophosphohydrolase yields the protein MRTVVAGILERDGKVLVGARSAPAWAAGFWEFPGGKVEGEETLAEALAREWREELGAEVEVLDEVYRSALDTPVGAFTLVALRLRLLSDDPQPLEHRALAWVAPADLTRLRLLPSNVPIAAALVALDA from the coding sequence ATGCGAACGGTCGTGGCGGGCATTCTGGAGCGGGACGGCAAGGTGCTGGTGGGCGCACGCTCGGCCCCGGCGTGGGCGGCAGGCTTCTGGGAATTTCCGGGCGGCAAGGTGGAAGGCGAGGAGACGCTGGCCGAAGCTCTGGCCCGCGAGTGGCGCGAGGAACTGGGGGCCGAGGTGGAAGTGCTCGACGAGGTCTACCGCTCGGCGCTCGACACGCCGGTCGGGGCGTTCACGCTCGTCGCGCTGCGGCTGCGCCTGCTCTCGGACGACCCCCAGCCGCTGGAGCACCGGGCGCTCGCCTGGGTCGCGCCTGCCGACCTGACGCGGCTGCGGCTCCTGCCCAGCAACGTGCCCATCGCGGCGGCGTTGGTGGCCCTGGACGCTTAG
- a CDS encoding D-alanyl-D-alanine carboxypeptidase/D-alanyl-D-alanine-endopeptidase, with the protein MRRVLALLLLLPTLGALSRAQAPQPSMPVHVTLTRSPGLSADVRRALSDLPPDVRLGLLVRDLETGEVLEARDEGLSLIPASTVKLVTAAAVLLDRGDAGWWSTELTVPAGEQGRARASHLTLRGGGDPTLSTSDGPNSLRALAKQAAARGLREVGSVRLDDTRLNAAAWNDLVLGVPMTAVRLTDWSASPPASAAQARAWAGAALVGELRRAGVRVKSDVVGTSPRYIPPVLPPRRDERGRLLPPDPLIPVNQRPEQAVASVHSARPFRALADVLRPSDNLRSEELLASLATPPGTRTRALGVERAALRRLGVDLTGVQLADGSGLSRDNRLTARTLVDLLDRLYDVPYLRGEARAELPGQTYRARRNAFAEALPQAGVGGEVTGRGGTLAWRLKGVDVRAKTGTLPGVSALAGYMTAESGRVLGFALLMNGPRETPILTLRAVQDEVVEAVAGRY; encoded by the coding sequence GTGCGCCGCGTCCTCGCCCTGCTTCTGCTGCTTCCCACGCTGGGGGCGCTGTCGCGGGCGCAGGCGCCGCAGCCCTCCATGCCCGTCCACGTCACGCTGACCCGCTCGCCGGGCCTGAGCGCCGACGTGCGGCGGGCGCTGTCTGACCTGCCGCCTGACGTGCGTCTGGGCCTGCTGGTCCGCGACCTGGAGACGGGCGAGGTGCTGGAGGCGCGGGACGAGGGTCTTTCGCTGATTCCCGCGAGCACGGTCAAGCTGGTGACGGCGGCGGCGGTGCTGCTGGACCGGGGAGACGCGGGCTGGTGGAGCACCGAGCTGACCGTGCCTGCCGGGGAGCAGGGCCGGGCGCGGGCATCCCACCTGACGCTGCGGGGCGGGGGCGACCCCACGCTGAGCACCTCGGACGGCCCCAACAGCCTGCGGGCGCTGGCGAAACAGGCCGCCGCCCGTGGGCTGCGCGAGGTCGGTTCAGTTCGGCTGGACGATACACGGCTGAACGCGGCGGCCTGGAACGACCTCGTGCTGGGCGTGCCCATGACCGCCGTACGGCTGACGGACTGGTCCGCCTCGCCCCCCGCGTCGGCGGCGCAGGCCCGCGCGTGGGCCGGGGCGGCGCTGGTGGGCGAGTTGCGGCGGGCCGGGGTGCGGGTGAAGTCGGACGTGGTCGGGACCTCGCCCCGCTACATTCCCCCCGTCCTGCCCCCCCGCCGGGACGAGCGGGGCCGCCTCCTGCCGCCCGACCCCCTTATTCCCGTGAACCAGCGGCCCGAGCAGGCGGTCGCGTCCGTTCACAGTGCACGGCCCTTCCGGGCGCTGGCGGACGTGCTGCGCCCCAGCGACAACCTCCGCTCCGAGGAGTTGCTCGCCTCCCTCGCCACGCCGCCCGGCACCCGGACGCGGGCGCTGGGGGTCGAGCGGGCGGCGCTGCGGCGGCTTGGCGTGGACCTTACGGGTGTGCAGCTTGCCGACGGCAGCGGCCTGAGCCGCGACAACCGTCTCACCGCGCGGACGCTCGTCGATCTGCTGGACCGGCTGTACGACGTGCCCTACCTGCGAGGCGAGGCGCGGGCTGAGTTGCCGGGCCAGACCTACCGGGCGCGGCGCAATGCTTTTGCCGAGGCGTTGCCGCAGGCTGGGGTCGGCGGCGAAGTCACCGGGCGGGGGGGCACCCTCGCGTGGCGCCTGAAGGGCGTGGACGTGCGGGCCAAGACGGGCACCCTGCCGGGCGTGTCGGCACTGGCGGGGTATATGACCGCGGAGAGCGGGCGGGTGCTGGGGTTTGCCCTGCTGATGAACGGGCCGCGTGAGACGCCGATCCTGACCCTGCGGGCGGTGCAGGACGAGGTGGTGGAGGCGGTGGCGGGGCGGTATTGA
- a CDS encoding acyl-CoA dehydrogenase family protein → MIDEFAVSDLLSPDEKLIRESVRSFCDAELMPHIAEWWDAGTLPVRDLMRQFGQMGLLGPTTPEEYGGAGTSYSAYGAMMYELERVDSGLRSAASVQGSLVMFPIHAYGSEEQKRKYLPGLASGELIGCFGLTEPDGGSDPGAMRTRARRDGNEYVLNGSKMWITNSPVADLGVVWAKDEEGMVRGFVVPTDAPGFHAPEIKRKMSLRASVTGEIVLEDCRVPAGNLLPGSGGLKSPLSCLTSARFGIAWGAMGALEAVLQTALDYTGSRTTFGKPIAGRQLVQDKLVRMATDHSAGLLLAWRLGQLKDAGRMNYAQVSYAKRNNVRVALTGARLARELLGGNGITTEYPVIRHMLNLETVDTYEGTHDIHTLIVGRHLTGVGALE, encoded by the coding sequence ATGATCGACGAATTTGCCGTCTCCGACCTCCTTTCCCCCGACGAGAAACTCATCCGCGAGAGCGTGCGCTCGTTCTGCGACGCCGAACTCATGCCGCACATTGCGGAGTGGTGGGACGCGGGCACCCTGCCCGTGCGTGACCTGATGCGCCAGTTCGGGCAGATGGGCCTGCTGGGGCCGACCACCCCGGAGGAGTACGGCGGCGCGGGCACGAGCTACAGCGCCTACGGCGCGATGATGTACGAGCTGGAGCGGGTGGACAGCGGCCTGAGAAGCGCGGCGAGCGTGCAGGGCAGCCTCGTCATGTTCCCGATTCACGCCTACGGCTCGGAGGAGCAGAAGCGGAAGTATCTGCCCGGCCTCGCTTCCGGCGAGCTGATCGGCTGCTTCGGCCTCACCGAACCCGACGGCGGCTCCGACCCCGGCGCGATGCGGACCCGTGCCCGGCGCGACGGGAACGAGTACGTCCTGAACGGCAGCAAGATGTGGATCACCAATTCCCCGGTGGCCGACCTCGGGGTGGTGTGGGCCAAGGACGAGGAGGGCATGGTGCGCGGTTTTGTCGTGCCCACCGACGCGCCGGGCTTCCACGCGCCGGAGATCAAGCGGAAGATGAGCCTGCGGGCCTCGGTGACGGGGGAAATCGTGCTGGAGGACTGCCGCGTTCCGGCGGGGAACCTGCTTCCCGGCTCGGGGGGCCTGAAGTCGCCGCTCTCGTGCCTGACCTCGGCCCGCTTCGGGATCGCGTGGGGGGCGATGGGGGCGCTGGAGGCGGTGCTCCAGACCGCGCTGGACTACACGGGCAGCCGCACGACCTTCGGCAAGCCCATCGCGGGGCGGCAGCTCGTGCAGGACAAGCTGGTCCGCATGGCGACCGACCACTCGGCGGGGCTGCTGCTGGCGTGGCGGCTGGGGCAGCTCAAGGACGCGGGCCGCATGAACTACGCGCAGGTGAGCTACGCCAAGCGCAACAACGTGCGGGTGGCCCTGACGGGCGCACGGCTGGCCCGCGAACTCCTGGGCGGCAACGGCATCACGACCGAGTATCCGGTGATCCGCCACATGCTCAACCTGGAGACGGTGGACACCTACGAGGGCACCCACGACATCCACACGCTGATCGTGGGGCGGCACCTGACGGGAGTGGGGGCGCTGGAGTGA
- a CDS encoding enoyl-CoA hydratase-related protein: MTFESVRLSHAGEVATLTLAHPKSAFGPATWRDIPQALRELGEARVLIVRGERHFSVGLDVAATAPLIAPTLGDPEGFAALVAEMHAAIEGLAALPIPVVAAIDGWCIGAGLELAAACDLRVCSAGARFSLPEVKLGITADLGGLQRLPHLIGRGRTAHLALTGEPVDAATAERWGLVTEVLPDADALHARADALAAHLAALPPKALEGTKRTLQDGLPHAQSLAAAVEWNARHMTAEALLSALNAGRS; the protein is encoded by the coding sequence ATGACCTTTGAAAGCGTGCGCCTCTCCCACGCGGGCGAGGTGGCGACCCTGACCCTGGCGCATCCCAAGAGCGCCTTTGGCCCGGCGACGTGGCGCGATATCCCCCAGGCCCTGCGCGAGCTGGGAGAGGCCCGCGTGCTGATCGTGCGCGGCGAGCGGCACTTCAGCGTGGGGCTGGATGTGGCGGCGACCGCGCCCCTGATCGCCCCCACGCTGGGCGACCCCGAGGGATTCGCGGCGCTGGTGGCCGAGATGCACGCGGCCATCGAGGGGCTGGCCGCGCTGCCCATTCCGGTGGTCGCTGCCATCGACGGCTGGTGCATCGGCGCGGGGCTGGAACTCGCCGCCGCATGCGACCTGCGGGTGTGCAGTGCGGGGGCGCGGTTCAGCCTGCCCGAAGTCAAGCTGGGCATCACCGCCGATCTGGGCGGCCTCCAGCGCCTGCCCCATTTGATCGGGCGGGGGCGGACGGCGCACCTCGCACTGACGGGGGAGCCGGTGGACGCTGCCACCGCCGAACGCTGGGGCCTGGTCACCGAGGTGCTGCCCGACGCAGACGCTCTCCACGCCCGCGCCGACGCCCTGGCTGCCCACCTCGCCGCCCTGCCTCCGAAGGCGCTGGAAGGCACCAAGCGCACCCTGCAAGATGGCCTGCCGCACGCCCAGAGCCTCGCCGCCGCCGTGGAGTGGAACGCGCGGCACATGACGGCGGAGGCGCTGCTGAGCGCCCTGAATGCAGGTAGGTCATGA
- a CDS encoding AIM24 family protein, which yields MDYRLFPEVTEERTAAGLKLQVVEYEARPAYPPLEGYLEPVNRPARSRQLAIHTDGSGTVTLEPGALQYLRGEIEMEATRSGGGGLGGFLRGAVTAAASGEGLYKTAYRGSGVIYTEPTSLHFLLDELTGEDLIVDDGAFVACAGDITVGRHVNAGLAAAMGSGEGRVQPKLSGRGLFALQSPVPPAEFQVLDLRNETLKVDGNLVLAYTGGLTFSVERSSRGLMGSGRTGEGFVQAYRGTGRVWLAPTLPLHRPALPSVLPG from the coding sequence ATGGACTACCGCCTCTTTCCCGAAGTCACCGAGGAACGCACCGCCGCTGGCCTGAAACTTCAGGTCGTGGAGTACGAGGCGCGGCCCGCCTACCCGCCGCTGGAGGGCTACCTGGAGCCGGTCAACCGCCCGGCCCGCTCGCGGCAACTGGCGATCCACACCGACGGGTCGGGGACAGTCACCCTGGAGCCGGGGGCGCTGCAATACCTGCGCGGCGAGATCGAGATGGAGGCGACCCGCAGCGGGGGCGGCGGCTTGGGCGGGTTCCTGCGCGGGGCGGTGACGGCAGCGGCGAGCGGCGAAGGCCTCTACAAGACGGCCTACCGGGGTTCGGGCGTGATCTACACCGAGCCCACCTCCCTGCATTTCCTGCTGGACGAACTGACGGGCGAGGACCTGATCGTGGATGACGGCGCCTTCGTCGCCTGCGCGGGCGACATCACCGTGGGGCGGCATGTCAACGCGGGGCTGGCGGCGGCGATGGGCAGCGGTGAGGGCCGGGTGCAGCCCAAGCTCTCGGGTCGGGGCCTCTTCGCCCTGCAAAGCCCGGTGCCGCCCGCCGAGTTCCAGGTGCTCGACCTCCGGAACGAGACCCTGAAGGTGGACGGCAACCTCGTGCTGGCGTACACGGGCGGCCTGACCTTCAGCGTGGAGCGCAGCAGCCGGGGCCTGATGGGCAGCGGACGCACGGGCGAGGGCTTCGTGCAGGCGTACCGGGGCACCGGGCGGGTCTGGCTCGCGCCCACGCTGCCGCTGCACCGCCCGGCGCTGCCGTCCGTGCTGCCCGGCTGA
- the xseA gene encoding exodeoxyribonuclease VII large subunit — protein MTGRRKKGAARPPEQFLDLVDVLGYVEQVIARGVPGAVWVRAEIASLTDRRHLYLDLVQLDGGAEVAKCRATVWARERFALEGKFRRATGGGLTAGLKVLLFCTAEFHAQYGFSLNVLDVAPEFTVGDAALRLDTLRETLVREGVYSLNRTLPAPTDFARVAVISPEGAAGLGDFRREVDALGAAGVLDFVYLEATFQGAAAQGSLTAAIAQAQAAHEEEPLDALVVIRGGGAVTDLAWLNDLAVARALATFPAPVITGLGHARDDTLPDEVAHTRTDTPSKAAALIVRTVASAAAQAGEDARRIRACARDALAVAEAETRRTHDRLLSAARRQADTARLNTDALMRQALGLTPERTLARGYALVRDAAGRPVTRAAGVGPGARLTLEFADGTVGVRTEGEAG, from the coding sequence GTGACCGGGCGCCGCAAGAAGGGCGCGGCCCGCCCGCCCGAGCAGTTCCTCGACCTCGTGGACGTGCTGGGGTACGTCGAACAGGTCATCGCGCGGGGAGTACCGGGCGCGGTATGGGTGCGGGCGGAAATCGCTTCCCTGACCGACCGCCGGCACCTCTACCTCGACCTCGTGCAGCTCGACGGCGGCGCGGAGGTCGCCAAGTGCCGCGCGACCGTGTGGGCACGCGAACGCTTCGCGCTGGAGGGCAAGTTCCGCCGGGCGACGGGCGGGGGCCTGACGGCGGGCCTGAAAGTGCTGCTGTTTTGCACCGCCGAGTTCCACGCCCAGTACGGCTTTTCCCTCAACGTGCTGGACGTGGCCCCCGAGTTCACCGTGGGGGACGCGGCCCTGCGGCTGGATACCCTGCGCGAGACGCTGGTGCGCGAGGGCGTCTACAGCCTGAACCGCACCCTGCCCGCCCCCACCGACTTCGCGCGGGTCGCCGTGATCAGCCCCGAGGGGGCGGCGGGCCTGGGGGACTTCCGGCGCGAGGTGGACGCGCTGGGGGCGGCGGGCGTGCTGGACTTCGTGTATCTGGAGGCGACCTTTCAGGGGGCGGCCGCCCAGGGCAGCCTGACGGCGGCGATTGCCCAGGCGCAGGCCGCCCATGAGGAGGAGCCGCTCGACGCGCTCGTCGTGATTCGCGGGGGCGGGGCGGTGACGGACCTCGCGTGGCTGAACGACCTCGCGGTGGCGCGTGCCCTGGCGACCTTTCCGGCCCCGGTGATCACGGGCCTGGGCCACGCCCGCGACGACACCCTCCCCGACGAGGTGGCCCACACCCGCACCGACACGCCCAGCAAGGCCGCCGCACTGATCGTGCGGACCGTGGCCTCGGCCGCCGCGCAAGCCGGGGAGGACGCCCGCCGAATCCGGGCTTGCGCCCGCGACGCCCTCGCTGTCGCCGAAGCCGAGACGCGCCGCACGCACGACCGCCTGCTCTCGGCGGCCCGTCGCCAGGCCGACACCGCCCGATTGAACACCGACGCCCTGATGCGGCAGGCTTTGGGGCTGACGCCCGAGCGCACCCTGGCGCGGGGGTACGCGCTGGTCCGGGACGCGGCGGGGAGGCCCGTGACGCGGGCGGCGGGGGTAGGGCCGGGGGCGCGGCTGACGCTGGAGTTTGCGGATGGAACGGTGGGGGTGCGGACGGAGGGAGAAGCGGGGTAA
- a CDS encoding SDR family oxidoreductase: protein MTQPADPATTFRPDLLRGKHALITGGGSGINLGIAQSFAAHGCAVTILGRNLEKAQNAARGIEDSGGRALGVSADVRDFAALQAAAQAGVDAFGPLDIVLAGAAGNFPAPVDGISPNGFKTVVDIDLLGTYNTIKACAPHLKTPGGTILSISAYGVPVPMQAHVVAAKAGVDALTQTLAVEWGLRGVRVNAIIPGPIDGTEGMARLAPDERTRAAFTRTVPLGRFGVPQDIANAALFLVSDAASYVTGVILPVDGGQNMLGGAPQYQMYLQMQAAGAGERRE from the coding sequence ATGACCCAACCCGCTGACCCCGCCACCACCTTTCGCCCCGACCTGCTGCGCGGCAAGCATGCCCTGATCACCGGGGGCGGCAGCGGCATCAACCTCGGCATCGCGCAAAGTTTCGCGGCGCACGGCTGCGCGGTGACCATCCTGGGCCGCAATCTGGAGAAGGCGCAGAACGCCGCCCGTGGGATTGAGGACTCGGGAGGCCGTGCCCTGGGCGTCTCCGCCGACGTGCGCGACTTCGCCGCACTCCAGGCGGCGGCGCAGGCGGGCGTGGACGCCTTCGGGCCGCTCGATATCGTGCTGGCGGGGGCGGCGGGGAACTTTCCGGCTCCGGTGGATGGCATCAGTCCCAACGGCTTCAAGACGGTCGTGGACATCGACCTGCTGGGCACCTACAACACCATCAAGGCGTGTGCGCCTCACCTGAAGACGCCCGGCGGCACCATCCTGAGCATCAGCGCCTACGGGGTGCCGGTGCCCATGCAGGCGCATGTGGTCGCGGCCAAGGCGGGGGTGGACGCCCTCACGCAGACGCTGGCGGTGGAGTGGGGCCTGCGCGGGGTGCGCGTCAACGCGATTATTCCCGGCCCCATCGACGGCACCGAGGGCATGGCCCGCCTCGCCCCCGACGAGCGCACCCGCGCGGCCTTTACCCGCACCGTGCCGCTGGGCCGCTTCGGGGTGCCGCAGGACATCGCCAACGCGGCCCTCTTTCTGGTGTCGGACGCCGCGAGCTACGTGACGGGCGTGATTCTCCCGGTGGACGGCGGCCAGAACATGCTGGGTGGGGCGCCGCAGTACCAGATGTACCTCCAGATGCAGGCGGCGGGCGCGGGCGAGCGGAGGGAGTAA
- a CDS encoding TatD family hydrolase: MFDTHCHLDYLDDPASARGELGLTGMVCIGAGPQHARKAVALAEQFPDVWATVGLHPTSTEDDSPDARTDLEALALHPRVVGIGESGLDDYWDETRRAEQLSAFEWQLDLAARVGKPLVIHVRDKAGQDSAHRGVMEVLSAWPHVPVILHCFSGYAGLLAFGLERGAYFGFAGNTTYKNAREIQEAARAVPLDHLLLETDAPFLAPVPKRGKPNRPGYVRHTLEFVAGLRGLDAAELERVTDENARRIYRLPGA, from the coding sequence ATGTTCGACACCCACTGCCACCTCGACTACCTCGACGACCCGGCCTCGGCGCGGGGGGAACTCGGCCTGACCGGGATGGTCTGCATCGGCGCGGGGCCGCAGCACGCGCGAAAAGCCGTAGCGCTCGCTGAACAGTTCCCCGACGTGTGGGCGACGGTGGGTCTGCACCCGACGAGTACAGAGGACGACTCGCCCGACGCCCGCACCGACCTCGAAGCCCTCGCCCTGCACCCCCGCGTGGTGGGCATCGGGGAGAGTGGACTGGACGACTACTGGGACGAGACGCGGCGGGCCGAGCAACTGTCCGCCTTCGAGTGGCAACTCGACCTCGCGGCGCGGGTGGGCAAGCCGCTGGTGATTCACGTACGGGACAAGGCCGGGCAGGACTCGGCTCACCGGGGCGTGATGGAGGTGCTGTCGGCGTGGCCGCACGTGCCCGTCATCCTGCACTGCTTTTCGGGGTACGCGGGGCTGCTCGCGTTCGGGCTGGAGCGCGGCGCGTATTTCGGCTTCGCGGGGAACACGACCTACAAGAACGCCCGCGAGATTCAGGAGGCCGCCCGCGCGGTGCCCCTGGACCACCTGCTGCTGGAGACCGACGCCCCCTTTCTCGCCCCGGTCCCCAAACGCGGCAAGCCCAACCGCCCCGGCTACGTGCGGCACACGCTGGAATTTGTCGCGGGCCTGCGCGGCCTGGACGCCGCCGAGCTGGAGCGCGTGACCGACGAGAACGCCCGCCGCATCTACCGCTTGCCCGGCGCGTAG
- a CDS encoding magnesium transporter CorA family protein: MIRAKTLTGEPLEWAGQTQDVWVDVQAPTPEDLARLREAFTLNRLAVEDALERGHWSRAEAYPEHMFITVRSFARPAEADEFTERVSLFLFPQAVLTLSSAGTGPLEAVWALAGRESVNTAPEIGYELLDETAETFFVLADSLERRVDELEERVFTDARHNPVPDVFDLKHLIAQARRLSTDAREATALLARHAQGPPADLVRYRDAQDSFTRTGSRLDTLRDNLTSLLDLHLNLQSQRMNEVMRTLTAVSVVFLPLTFLAGVWGMNFEHMPELPLPWGYALAWGSFLLIGALLAAYFKRRGWW, encoded by the coding sequence ATGATTCGCGCCAAGACCCTCACGGGAGAGCCGCTGGAGTGGGCCGGGCAGACGCAGGACGTGTGGGTGGACGTGCAGGCCCCCACCCCCGAGGACCTCGCGCGGTTGAGAGAAGCCTTCACGCTCAACCGCCTCGCCGTGGAGGACGCCCTGGAGCGAGGCCACTGGAGCCGCGCCGAGGCCTACCCCGAGCACATGTTCATCACCGTGCGGTCCTTCGCCCGACCCGCCGAGGCGGACGAGTTCACCGAGCGGGTCAGCCTCTTTCTGTTCCCGCAGGCGGTCCTCACGCTCAGCAGCGCGGGCACCGGGCCGCTGGAGGCGGTGTGGGCGCTGGCGGGCCGCGAGAGCGTGAACACCGCGCCTGAGATCGGCTACGAGCTGCTCGACGAGACGGCCGAGACCTTCTTCGTGCTGGCCGACAGCCTCGAGCGGCGGGTGGACGAACTGGAGGAACGGGTCTTTACCGATGCGCGGCACAACCCGGTGCCCGACGTGTTTGACCTCAAACACCTGATCGCCCAGGCCCGGCGCCTGAGCACCGACGCCCGCGAGGCGACCGCCCTGCTCGCCCGGCACGCCCAGGGCCCGCCCGCCGACCTGGTCCGCTACCGCGACGCGCAGGACTCCTTTACCCGCACCGGCAGCCGCCTCGATACCCTGCGCGACAACCTCACCAGCCTGCTTGACCTGCACCTCAACTTGCAAAGCCAGCGCATGAACGAGGTCATGCGGACCCTGACCGCCGTCAGCGTGGTCTTTCTGCCGCTGACCTTTCTGGCGGGGGTGTGGGGCATGAACTTCGAGCACATGCCGGAACTGCCGCTGCCCTGGGGCTACGCGCTGGCCTGGGGCAGCTTTCTCCTGATCGGGGCGCTGCTGGCCGCCTACTTCAAGCGCCGGGGGTGGTGGTAG
- the pdxY gene encoding pyridoxal kinase PdxY, translated as MTAADPAAPPQNILSIQSWVSYGHVGNAAAVFPLQRLGFEVWAIHTVQFSNHTGYGAWTGTVFPPEHVAQIIDGIEARGALPSCGAVLSGYMGSEGTVDAVVGAVRRVRAANPEALYCCDPVMGDVGRGVFVRPELPDLIRERAVPEADLVTPNQFELELLTGRTVKTLADALEAARALRERLREGGPRIVVVTSLVRDDAPADVIETLAVTGEGAWLCRTPLLPLDPPRNGTGDAISALFFGHYLQTGDAGEALSLSMSALYALLELTHQAGTREIQLVAAQDEYARPSRVFPAERVG; from the coding sequence ATGACCGCCGCCGACCCTGCCGCCCCGCCCCAGAACATCCTCAGCATCCAGTCGTGGGTGAGCTACGGCCACGTCGGGAACGCCGCCGCCGTCTTTCCCCTTCAGCGCCTGGGGTTCGAGGTGTGGGCCATCCACACCGTGCAGTTTTCCAACCACACGGGCTACGGGGCCTGGACGGGCACCGTCTTTCCGCCCGAACACGTCGCGCAGATTATCGACGGGATCGAGGCGCGGGGGGCACTGCCCTCGTGCGGGGCGGTCCTGAGCGGCTACATGGGGTCGGAGGGCACCGTGGACGCCGTGGTGGGCGCGGTGCGGCGGGTGCGGGCGGCTAATCCGGAGGCCCTGTACTGCTGCGACCCGGTGATGGGCGACGTGGGGCGCGGCGTGTTCGTGCGTCCTGAACTGCCCGACCTGATCCGCGAGCGGGCCGTGCCCGAGGCCGACCTGGTGACGCCTAACCAGTTCGAGTTGGAGCTGCTGACCGGGCGCACCGTGAAGACCCTGGCCGACGCGCTGGAGGCAGCCCGTGCCCTCCGCGAGCGGCTGCGGGAGGGCGGTCCCCGCATCGTGGTGGTGACCAGTCTGGTGCGCGACGACGCCCCGGCAGACGTGATCGAGACACTGGCCGTCACCGGGGAGGGCGCGTGGCTGTGCCGCACGCCGCTGCTGCCCCTCGACCCGCCGCGCAACGGCACTGGGGACGCCATCAGCGCCCTGTTCTTCGGCCACTACCTCCAGACCGGGGACGCGGGCGAGGCCCTGAGCCTCAGCATGAGCGCCCTGTATGCGCTGCTGGAGCTGACCCACCAGGCCGGAACCCGCGAGATTCAGCTTGTGGCCGCGCAGGACGAGTACGCCCGGCCCTCGCGGGTGTTTCCGGCAGAGCGGGTGGGCTAA
- a CDS encoding GNAT family N-acetyltransferase codes for MTVHIRPLGLEDAAPYWHLRLEALEQTPLAFGMSAEEHRETTPESEARRLLAGTSENFVLGAFQGPQLRGMVGFGRQQRLKMRHGGGVWGMHVAPEVRGQGAGRLLMEGLIERVRACPGLDRLTLSVTTEQTAARQLYLSLGFETFGLERDALRVEGRSVDEEHLVLVLR; via the coding sequence GTGACAGTTCACATTCGCCCGCTGGGGCTGGAGGACGCCGCCCCCTACTGGCACCTGCGCCTGGAGGCCCTCGAACAGACGCCCCTGGCGTTCGGCATGTCGGCCGAGGAACACCGGGAAACGACTCCGGAGAGCGAGGCCCGGCGGCTTCTGGCGGGGACCAGCGAGAATTTCGTTCTGGGTGCCTTCCAGGGACCGCAGCTCCGGGGCATGGTGGGGTTTGGCCGCCAGCAGCGCCTGAAGATGCGGCACGGGGGCGGCGTGTGGGGCATGCACGTCGCGCCGGAAGTGCGGGGGCAGGGCGCGGGACGGCTCCTGATGGAGGGGCTGATTGAGCGGGTACGGGCGTGCCCTGGCCTGGACCGGCTGACCCTCTCGGTCACCACCGAACAGACCGCCGCCCGGCAGCTCTACCTCTCGCTGGGATTCGAGACCTTCGGGCTGGAGCGGGACGCCCTGAGGGTCGAGGGGCGCTCGGTGGATGAGGAGCACCTGGTCCTCGTCCTGCGTTGA
- a CDS encoding CrcB family protein — protein sequence MAGGAVGAAARHGAALALAPLAGRTGFPVAVLGVNVLGSFLLGLTLAQVGRGAWPDAARLAFGTGMLGAFTTFSTFSTDLDGFLGRGAGGTAALYAGLGVGLGLGAAVAGRRLAGRL from the coding sequence ATGGCGGGAGGCGCGGTGGGTGCGGCAGCGCGGCATGGGGCGGCACTGGCGCTCGCTCCCCTCGCGGGCCGGACCGGGTTCCCGGTCGCCGTGCTGGGGGTCAACGTGCTGGGGTCCTTTCTGCTGGGGCTGACCCTGGCGCAGGTGGGGCGCGGCGCGTGGCCCGACGCGGCCCGGCTGGCCTTCGGGACTGGCATGCTGGGGGCCTTCACCACCTTTTCCACCTTCAGCACGGACCTCGACGGGTTCCTGGGCCGGGGGGCGGGGGGCACGGCGGCGCTGTACGCGGGCCTCGGCGTGGGGCTGGGGCTGGGGGCGGCGGTGGCCGGGCGGCGGCTGGCGGGGCGGCTGTGA
- a CDS encoding MOSC domain-containing protein: MTPRVEAVSLSPVHGFSKEPQPEVRLLAGLGVEGDAHAGRTVQHRSRVAQDPDQPNLRQVHLIHAELLEELAGQGFTVRPGDLGENVLTRGLDLLGLPTGTRLHLGGEAVVEVTGLRNPCGQIDAFQPGLLAAVLGRDEHGGLVRKAGVMGVVLTGGVVRPGDPVRAELPPEPHRPLERV; the protein is encoded by the coding sequence GTGACCCCCAGGGTGGAGGCGGTCAGCCTCAGCCCGGTTCACGGCTTCAGCAAGGAGCCCCAGCCGGAGGTGCGGCTGCTCGCGGGCCTGGGGGTGGAGGGTGACGCCCACGCGGGCCGCACCGTCCAGCACCGCTCGCGGGTCGCGCAGGACCCGGACCAGCCCAACCTGCGGCAGGTCCACCTGATTCACGCCGAGCTGCTGGAGGAACTGGCCGGGCAGGGCTTCACGGTGCGGCCCGGCGACCTGGGCGAGAACGTGCTCACGCGCGGCCTGGACCTGCTGGGCCTCCCCACCGGCACCCGCCTGCACCTGGGCGGGGAGGCGGTGGTGGAGGTGACGGGCCTGCGGAACCCCTGCGGTCAGATCGACGCCTTCCAGCCGGGCCTGCTCGCAGCGGTGCTGGGGCGCGATGAGCATGGTGGGCTGGTCCGCAAGGCGGGAGTAATGGGAGTCGTGTTGACAGGGGGCGTGGTGCGGCCGGGTGACCCGGTGCGGGCAGAACTGCCGCCGGAACCTCACCGGCCATTGGAACGGGTGTAG